Proteins co-encoded in one Fusarium musae strain F31 chromosome 3, whole genome shotgun sequence genomic window:
- a CDS encoding hypothetical protein (EggNog:ENOG41), which translates to MKSSLFIASSLLALLPSCIQALAIQSFPEDVRFGEPTFVEGRNTTTTKRQVADPPDNCWVQGLGQASYWFLPVYSGDDVYACIMARKRMTGSSWVCPRDDWWPDSYVDEIVSAGQEQIFKEGSGETTEKGVFKARFEGTTRKIKDPEGMSTLLDMLFRYSMPNCDAIGIKHKESDCRGWFGIGGDTYAYCPGESHCQKD; encoded by the exons ATGAAGTCTTCACTCTTTATCGCTTCCTCTCTCCTTGCACTACTCCCCTCTTGCATTCAAGCATTGGCCATCCAAAGCTTTCCTGAAGATGTGAGATTCGGCGAGCCAACCTTTGTCGAGGGTAGAAACACCACCACGACAAAGCGTCAAGTCGCGGACCCCCCTGACAACTGTTGGGTTCAAGGCCTTGGTCAGGCAAGCTACTGGTTTCTCCCCGTCTACTCGGGCGACGATGTGTATGCCTGCATCATGGCCCGCAAGAGGATGACAGGGTCGTCCTGGGTCTGTCCCAGAGATGACTGGTGGCCAGACTCCTACGTTGATGAGATCGTCTCAGCAGGTCAAGAGCAGATCTTCAAAGAAGGCAGCGGGGAAACCACCGAAAAAGGAGTTTTCAAGGCCCGGTTCGAAGGAACCACTCGCAAGATTAAGGATCCCGAGGGCATGTCAACCTTGCTTGATATGCTGTTCCGATATAGTATGCCCAACTGCGAT GCCATTGGCATTAAACATAAAGAGTCCGATTGCCGTGGATGGTTTGGTATTGGCGGTGACACCTACGCTTACTGCCCTGGAGAGAGTCACTGCCAAAAAGATTAA